In one window of Sciurus carolinensis chromosome X, mSciCar1.2, whole genome shotgun sequence DNA:
- the LOC124971877 gene encoding 39S ribosomal protein L10, mitochondrial-like, giving the protein MGLIRLLRREIAAVFRDNWMIAICQNVALSAEEKLAMRHQLQKHKILMKVFPNQVLKPFLEDSKYQNLLPLFVGHNMLLVSEEPKVKEMVCILKGVPFLPLLGGCIDDTILSRQGFINYSKLPSLSLLQGELVGGLILLMAQTHSLLQHQSIQLTALLDQYIRQQRKGDSVMLASGKPDPPDPVPDS; this is encoded by the coding sequence ATGGGCCTCATCCGGCTCCTCCGTCGGGAGATAGCAGCAGTTTTCCGAGACAACTGGATGATAGCCATCTGCCAAAATGTGGCCCTGAGTGCAGAGGAGAAACTTGCCATGCGGCACCAGCTACAGAAGCATAAGATCTTGATGAAGGTCTTCCCCAATCAGGTCCTGAAGCCTTTTCTGGAAGATTCCAAGTATCAAAACCTGTTGCCCCTTTTTGTGGGACACAACATGCTGCTGGTCAGTGAAGAGCCCAAGGTCAAGGAGATGGTGTGCATCTTAAAGGGTGTGCCTTTTCTGCCACTGCTAGGTGGCTGCATTGATGACACCATTCTCAGCAGGCAGGGCTTCATCAACTATTCCAAGCTGCCCAGTCTGTCCCTGCTGCAAGGAGAGCTGGTAGGAGGGCTCATCCTCCTTATGGCCCAGACCCACTCCCTGCTTCAGCACCAGTCCATTCAGCTGACTGCCCTGTTGGATCAGTACATCAGACAACAGCGCAAGGGGGACTCTGTCATGTTGGCCAGTGGGAAGCCAGATCCTCCTGACCCTGTCCCAGACTCCTGA